Within the Plesiomonas shigelloides genome, the region CGAGCTTTGTGGCAACGCGGTGCTTTCCGTGCAGTGCCCCAGCAAATACCAGACATCTGATGATTTACTCAGTGCCGGAACCGAGCCAAGACGCGGACGCAGCCACTCCTGCACCAATTGCACCTCAAATGTACCGCGCGCGTCACCCAGCACTTCACGGTATTCATCGCGATAGCACAACACCAGTGCTGGATCGACGCCCACCATCGGAATCTCGAGCGCAGAGAGCTGATTTAAAAATTCAGCCGTGCTGGCCGCGGTGCGGGCAAACTCACGTAAAAAGCCTTTCACATGCTGCGGCTTGCCATTGGGTTTAAACGGCAACAATACCGGCTTGAAGCCCAAATGCTCGGCCAAGCGGACAAAATCCGCGACCACTTGTGCGTCATAGAAGCTAGTAAACGGATCTTGCACGACCAGCACATGGCGAGCTTTTTCTTCTGCCGATAACGCTTGTAGCTGCTCCAGCGAGAAAGTCAGTGCCGCATGGCCCGTCAACTCTTCGCGCAGCGTCGGCACTGACAGCGAAGGCACATCAATCATGCCGATGGTTTTCTCGGTTAACGTCTGCATCCACGCTGGTTGCATGATGGCATTGAACAGTTTCGGCGCTTTGGCCATCAGCGGGGCATACTGCTCGACCGTCGCCACCATGTAATCTCGGGCTGGCCGCAAATAGCGGGTGTGGTAGAGCTGCAAAAAGCGCGCACGAAACGCCGGCACGTCAATCTTGATAGGACACTGGGTCGAGCAGGCTTTGCAGGCCAAACAACCCGCCATTGCCTCTTTCACCTCATGGGAAAAGTCATATTCACCACGGCGTGCCGCCAAGGTATAGCGGGTTTTATCCATCAGCTCGCGAAAGCTAAATGACGAACCGGCCAGTTGCTGCTCTATGCTCAGCACATCAGCGCCTTCATCGGCCAACATGGACAGCCATTCGCGCACCAACGCGGCACGCCCTTTTGGAGAATGGCGGCGATCGCGGGTTATTTTCACTGACGGGCACATCGGGCTGTGCGTATCAAAGTTAAAGCACAAGCCGTTGCCGTTACACTCCAGTGCACCGCGATAAGACTCGCGCACACTGAGCGGAATTTTACGATCATGCCAACTGCGCTTTTCTCCCGCCACTTGCACCAGTTCAGCGCCCGCTTTCAATGGCGTGCAGATCTTGCCCGGATTTAAGCGGTTATCTGGGTCAAACACGGTTTTGATCAGTTGCAACTCAGCCCACAGCGCTTCGCCGAAAAATAGTGGGCTGTATTCCGAGCGAAAACCTTTACCGTGCTCTCCCCACATCAAGCCGCCGTATTTGGCCGTTAGCGCCACCACTTGGTCAGAGATGGTTTTCATCAAGCGCTCTTGCTCTGGGTCACACAGGTCCAGCGCAGGACGCACGTGTAATACCCCCGCATCAACGTGACCAAACATCCCGTAATGCAGCCCTTGGCTGTCGAGCAGCGCACGAAACTCGGCGATATAATCCGCCAGATGCTCCGGCGGAACGCAGGTATCCTCGGCAAAAGCTATCGGCTTGGCCGCACCTTTGGTATTCCCCAGCAGCCCGACGGCCTTTTTGCGCATGGTGTAAATGCGCTCGATATCCACTAAATCATGACATACCTGATAACCGATCACGCCACCTTCGCGGTTTGGCAGGAGTGTATCGAGGCGCTGACAGAGATCGCTCACCTGCGCATCAATCAGCTCGGCATCATCACCGGCATACTCGACAATATTCAGCCCTTGCATATCGCAACCTGGTACATCAGTGATCAGTTCGCGCACCGAATGCCAAACGATGTCCTCGCGGGCCAGATTCAGCACCTTGGAGTCCACAGTCTCCACAGAGAGCGCTTGCGCGGCCACCATAAAAGGGGCATGACGCAGCGCCGAGTCAAAGCTGTCATATTTAATGTTAATCAGACGGCGCTGCTTAGGGATAGGCGTGATAT harbors:
- a CDS encoding FAD-binding and (Fe-S)-binding domain-containing protein; this translates as MIPQLSGVPGVAPLTHSFLSALSSAGFSGDTDVTYGGRLSMATDNSVYQQLPQAVLFPRSVADILLLTRTAQQAEFKELTFAPRGGGTGTNGQSLTTGVVVDTSRYMNRILELNLEEKWVRVEAGVVKDQLNAYLKPHGYFFSPDLSTSNRATIGGMINTDASGQGSLLYGKTSDHVLGLRAVMLDGSLLDTAPMPVEVAEQLAQQKDPIGRVYQTVLQRCRDQRELILARFPKLNRFLTGYDLRHVFSDDLRQFDLTRLLTGSEGSLAFIAEAKLNITPIPKQRRLINIKYDSFDSALRHAPFMVAAQALSVETVDSKVLNLAREDIVWHSVRELITDVPGCDMQGLNIVEYAGDDAELIDAQVSDLCQRLDTLLPNREGGVIGYQVCHDLVDIERIYTMRKKAVGLLGNTKGAAKPIAFAEDTCVPPEHLADYIAEFRALLDSQGLHYGMFGHVDAGVLHVRPALDLCDPEQERLMKTISDQVVALTAKYGGLMWGEHGKGFRSEYSPLFFGEALWAELQLIKTVFDPDNRLNPGKICTPLKAGAELVQVAGEKRSWHDRKIPLSVRESYRGALECNGNGLCFNFDTHSPMCPSVKITRDRRHSPKGRAALVREWLSMLADEGADVLSIEQQLAGSSFSFRELMDKTRYTLAARRGEYDFSHEVKEAMAGCLACKACSTQCPIKIDVPAFRARFLQLYHTRYLRPARDYMVATVEQYAPLMAKAPKLFNAIMQPAWMQTLTEKTIGMIDVPSLSVPTLREELTGHAALTFSLEQLQALSAEEKARHVLVVQDPFTSFYDAQVVADFVRLAEHLGFKPVLLPFKPNGKPQHVKGFLREFARTAASTAEFLNQLSALEIPMVGVDPALVLCYRDEYREVLGDARGTFEVQLVQEWLRPRLGSVPALSKSSDVWYLLGHCTESTALPQSSADWKAIFAHFGAELQTVSVGCCGMAGTYGHEAKNRDNSLGIYRLSWQAQLKIRPLNRCLTTGYSCRSQVKRMEKERILHPAQALLSILRSQA